The nucleotide window GTACGGGTTTGGAGTTGGGTTCAATATATTTAAACGTGTATTGTATAGTAGTTTGATCATTCATCGGAAGGTTTAGATCTGTAGTTTCTGATCTTAATTTAAACGACAGCTTGGGAATAATGGCTCTCAAAAGTGCTCTATCATCGGAGACACGATGCTGCGATGACCTCCTACTCAACCGACCAAATACCCTTGTAGACGTTCTTCATCGAGCTTCTAGATATATAGAGATGTAGGAGTAAAATAAGGCTTTCACCGGAAAATATTTCTCAACATTAGACTTGCCGGACAGAGGTCAATGTAACAAACACAAACCAAGGAGGCACATCAATCCATGGGAACCAACAAGTCATGCAACCGTGACATATATTCCAATATAAACCAGGATTGGAATTTCTATAAAATGTTGGGCATGCGATTGTAAGGTGTCGTAGTTTTCATATTCACATCCTAACCAAGTATAAAGAAGAGAACCTATTCCATAGCAATAATATGCCCACAAAGAATCTCAGTATCTATAAACCAACGAAATGAGATCGGAAAGCAACAAGTTCAGAAGTTCCAAGATCTCATGTAACCCAAAAAAGAATCAAGATGAGATTTGTTTCATGCAATTTAACTAACTTTCTCAACCTTTAATCAACCTAAGATCAATGAACTCAGTGACTGATGAAGTTCATGCATAAAGAACAATCCAGGTAAAGAACTCTACTATAAATTCTCTTATATATCAATCCTAAACATTTAATCTCTTCAATTCCATTGAAAACCTTCAACCTAACAGTGGATATACTCAGACGtagaaacaaaaacacaaatcaTCATGTAAAACATAATCGGATTAAAAAGAATCTTATGGGGTTCAAAGAATAATCACTCGTCTCTCCTTACTCAAAAACCTAATAATCTGCTGAAAAAATAAAGCTTTTTCTTCTAATTTTCTTCCTAATATGTATTTATAGACCAGAGacaattttggaaaaaaaagccaaaccaaaacaagaaaaaatgtaATTTCAAGTCAGCATGCGCGGGTCCCATCGATCGATCCGAGTTTTGGTCAATCCATTTTCGTCCTTATGATTCTTTGGTCGTCAGCTCGACCTATCAATTGATGCATAAGTCCAATCGATCGACCACATTGTTTGGAGTGGTCCAATCGATCGATTCCAAGCTACCATGCACTCTAATCGATCAACCAGTTGTGTGCCGATTCCAATCGATTGATGCAAGCTTGTTGGTCGATGGCTTTGCTTCTTCATGGGATCAGGGGATCGGTCGATCCGTCGATCCGTCTTTGCCATGGAATGTGATAGATCGATCCCCGGCTATACCATGCACTCCTACTGCTTCAAATCATCACGGAAATCCCTTAAAATCCCTGCAAAGTATCAACAAAGTCTCCCAAAGCATTCAAGGACCTATAATACATGAATACATAGATAGAAAACTCCAAAAGCCTAGAAAACTActaaaaatcatttaataagtattaaaaacTAGGATATATCACATCTCAATAGAACGGAGAACAAAATCACCATTCTGATGTAATGATGAAGACAAGACTTGGGAAGAAAGAGATGATGAGGACAATGATGTGGGAGATTCAGGTGATGAATTTAACATTGAAACTCAAGCTGAATAGCAAGTATACATTGTAGAAGGAACTCAGAACGAGCTACCCCTCAAAATCAAGGAGGGAAGAAGAACAATTGGACCTCCATGCTATTTGAATGACTATGCCACAAGAAGTGAAATCACAAGAGAAGAGGATGAAGTCAGCATGGTGGATTTTAACTCTTGTGATTCTGCAACATGTGAAGAAGCATAAAGAAGTTCAAAATGGAGGGAATCTATGAATGAACAAATAAATTCCATTGTCAAGAATCAATCATTGGAACGTTAAACCTTATCAAGTGAAGAGAAATACATAGGAATAAAGTGAATTTACAAAACTAATCTCAATAAGCTTGGATAAGTAACCAAACACGAAGCTCGATTGGTAGCTAAAGGCTACACTCAGGATCATCGCATTGATTATGCAAGGATATATGCACTGGTTGCTCGGATGGATACAATCAGATTGATTCTAGCTACTATAGAACAAAATTAATGCTTGCAACATCTACCAAATACATGTAAAGTCAGCCTTTCTTCTTGGAGTTCTCTTGGAAGATGTATACATACAGTAACCAAAGGGATTCATGATTAGAGGGAGTGAAgacaaaatatttcaacttcacAAGGCTTTATATGGCTTAAAGCGGACTTAAAGCAAACTTCATGTTGTATAGCTTAGATAATTTTGTTGGATTTTGAATAAGTCACCTGAATCTTGTGGTGAAACTAGTTACTAGCTATATATCTTTTAGGAGTCTTTGTAGGAAGTTTCAGTTATTGTAATGGTTATATAAGCCGTCATTCTATGATGAACAAAGATGTACATTAATAGTCACTAACAACAGAGATCCTTTCAGTTACCACTATCGATATAATAAATACAAGGTATTTCTTGTAagaaaataacaacaaaaaaattagtTCAGTTGCAAATTTACTTAAACATTACATGTTCTTACTGAAAGGAACATGGTATATTTGTAAGTAAACTTATCTCACTCGGTAGATATCTGTGAACTTTTCTTGAACTTTATGCTACATTGGTATCATAAAAAAATGCTACATTGGTATCATAAATATAATAGACTATCGGATAATATACCTTTTATTCTATCAACCAATCCAAAGACGGTgcattttaaaatgaaaatcatcctgaagtaaaaaaaaaatcattctcaAGTGTACGCCAGTTTTCATGATTAAAATTTAACTTCTACAAGAGGAATATTCTATGATCAAATTCAATGTAAATGATTAACATAATCAATTtacagaaacaaacaaaagaaacaaacaaacccaACATGTTCTGCAGTCGTCAACGCGCGGAGCCAGCTTAGAAACGCGCTTTTCAGTTTTGAATTGTTAAAACGTCAACATTTATACAAACAGTGTAGCCGATTACATTGACTTCCACGTTATTCTTCGACTTCTCTTAATATCTTTATAAGTTGCTCACGTTCTGGTATCACTTCACATGCATCTAAGCAAACTCAAACACACACTTGAGAATTGAGATCTTTTCTAAACACAGAAAGAAAATATGTGTTTGGTCGGATCATTATTCTCGTTCATAGTCTTCCTTAGCTGTATCATTGCGGTTTGTGGCCAAGGTACGAGGATCGGGTTCTACTCAACCACATGCCCTAACGCCGAGACCATTGTTCGGACCACAGTGACATCTCATTTTGGTTCAGATCCAAAGATTGCACCTGGTTTACTAAGAATGCACTTCCACGATTGCTTTGTCCAGGGTTGTGATGGTTCAGTGCTTATATCAGGACCTAACACCGAAAGAACCGCTGGTGCAAACCTTAACCTACGTGGTTTTGAAGTCATTGACGATGCCAAGACGCAGCTTGAGGCCGCGTGTCCTGGTGTTGTCTCTTGTGCCGATATTTTAACCTTAGCCGCTCGTGATTCAATCGCCCTCGTAAGTATACAAAAGAATGAATTAGGCCTCAAATTATATTAGATGGCAACTTTGCGTTTGCTGTTTTAATGTGAATTAATCTTTATGTTATTATAGTAAAAGATTTTTTTGGCAAATTGCAAACAGAAAGAAAGGGtttgtttattttgtatatGCGTTTGGCGTTTACGTTTAGAATTAGAAGTTTGTCTTTTGGTTAAAACACTAAAATTTGTAGAATTCTTTGAAGGGAAATACATAGTGCATGCAAGTTAAAAGCATCTGAAAAATATGATATGTAACACTAGAGATCTTAGTTAAACAGATGTATATGAGATACTTATTACTTATAAGTTTATATGACGTTTGCATGGGTGCATGTAGACGAAAGGACAAAGCTGGCAAGTCCCAACAGGACGCAGAGATGGACGAATTTCATTGGCAACGAACGTTAACAACCTTCCTTCTCCAAGTGACTCCGTGGTTGCTCAACAAAGGAAGTTCGCCGCCTTCCGCCTCAACACTCGCGATCTTGTCGCTCTCGTCGGTCAGTAATTTTTACCAAATTCAAGATTCTGGTCCCAAACAACTAAACAAGTGTTTCACTCTTTTCACGCGTACTTAGATTAGACTCATCATCTTAAAATTAACTTCATCTtataaattagttaactgaatatcgattttaaaaaaaaattaaaattagtcTAAACAATATACCAAGTCTATAAAAGATCTTCTAGACATTATTTAAGAATTGATTTGACACATGTCATATCTACAATcactttcacaaaaaaatatgacatggctACTAAGATTGATGACATAGTTTACGGTTAATATGATAtgaacaatataaataaaattatttttaaatataaataaaattttaaaaaactttactGCACATGTGCAGGAAAACACCtagtatctatatatataatatatataccaaGTCTATCATATGATCAAGCATACTATTTAGTTGTATATTTCGTTGACATTTTTTTAGGAAGTTCATTGACACTTCATGTCGGGGTACTGTGATATCAGGAAGCTAGGCGCATAACCAAATATAATTTTGGTTCACTTTCAGCttgaattttatgtttttaaaatttcattaccAAACTAAAGAGAAGTATGGATCGGTTGATACAGTTCCGGTCcgattttttaaaagactatTCTCGGTTACATTTACCTATATATTTGTAGTTAAAGTGAATATATGGCTGTATGATTTTAATAGGAGGACACACGATTGGAACAGCAGCATGCGGGTTTTTCACGAACAGAATATTCAATACGACCGGAAACAGAGCAGATCCAACCATGGACCAAACATTTGTACCAGACCTCCAAAGACTTTGTCCTCTAAACGGAGACGCATCAGCTCGAGTGGATCTTGACTTCGGAAGTGGCAATACTTTTGACACTTCATTCTTCAACAATCTTAGTCGCGGCAGGGGAATTCTTCAATCCGATCACCTTCTTTGGACTAATCCAACGACTAGAACTATAGTGCAAGAGTTTTTGGCTTCTAAAGACAGCTTCAATGCTCAGTTTGCGAGGtcgatggtgaggatgagtaaTATTGGTGTGAAGACAGGGGCGAATGGGGAAATTCGTAGAGTTTGTTCGACTGTTAATTGAAATGTTTG belongs to Brassica rapa cultivar Chiifu-401-42 chromosome A07, CAAS_Brap_v3.01, whole genome shotgun sequence and includes:
- the LOC103850146 gene encoding peroxidase 62 — encoded protein: MCLVGSLFSFIVFLSCIIAVCGQGTRIGFYSTTCPNAETIVRTTVTSHFGSDPKIAPGLLRMHFHDCFVQGCDGSVLISGPNTERTAGANLNLRGFEVIDDAKTQLEAACPGVVSCADILTLAARDSIALTKGQSWQVPTGRRDGRISLATNVNNLPSPSDSVVAQQRKFAAFRLNTRDLVALVGGHTIGTAACGFFTNRIFNTTGNRADPTMDQTFVPDLQRLCPLNGDASARVDLDFGSGNTFDTSFFNNLSRGRGILQSDHLLWTNPTTRTIVQEFLASKDSFNAQFARSMVRMSNIGVKTGANGEIRRVCSTVN